One part of the Canis lupus dingo isolate Sandy chromosome 14, ASM325472v2, whole genome shotgun sequence genome encodes these proteins:
- the LOC112665349 gene encoding olfactory receptor 2AJ1, with the protein MMGCENQNFTTDFILLGLFSSSQSSQIFFSFIFIIFMMTLTENTIMILLVLRDSRLHTPMYFLLSHLSFMDILHISNIVPKMIINFLSGSRTISFAGCGFQIFLSLTLLGGECLLLAAMSYDRYVAICHPLHYHILMNDYVRNLMAAGSWIVGTVNSIAHTVYALHFPFCGSRAIDHFFCEVPAMLKLSCEDTTLYEQGVYVSGLIFLLVPFSLIFVSYVQILLTVLKMKSSEARKKSFSTCSFHMIVVTMYYGPFIFTYMRPKAYHTPGQDMYLAIFYTIITPTLNPIIYSFRNKDVLEAMKNMLKSKFLH; encoded by the coding sequence ATGATGGGATGTGAGAATCAAAATTTCACcactgatttcattcttttaggactcttttcttcctcccaatcaagtcaaattttcttttcctttatattcatcatttttatgaTGACTTTAACAGAAAACACAATCATGATCCTTCTTGTCCTCAGGGACTCGAGACTCCATACTCCAATGTATTTCCTGCTCAGCCACCTCTCTTTCATGGACATCTTGCATATTTCCAACATTGTTCCCAAAATGATCATCAACTTTCTCTCAGGCAGCAGAACTATTTCATTTGCAGGTTGTGGCTTCCAAATATTTCTATCCCTCACCCTCCTGGGTGGTGAGTGCCTTCTCCTGGCGGCAATGTCTTATGATCGCTATGTAGCCATCTGTCATCCACTGCACTATCACATTCTTATGAATGACTATGTCCGCAATCTCATGGCTGCAGGGTCCTGGATTGTTGGGACCGTCAACTCCATAGCTCACACGGTTTATGCCCTGCACTTTCCTTTCTGTGGCTCGAGAGCCATTGATCACTTTTTCTGTGAAGTCCCTGCCATGTTGAAATTGTCTTGTGAGGACACAACACTCTATGAACAAGGAGTTTATGTAAGTGGTTTAATTTTTCTACTTGTCCCTTTCTCCCTAATCTTTGTTTCTTATGTGCAAATTCTTCTTACTGTccttaaaatgaaatcatcagAAGCACGTAAAAAGTCATTTTCTACCTGTTCCTTCCACATGATTGTGGTCACAATGTACTATGGGCCATTTATTTTCACATACATGAGACCCAAAGCATACCACACACCAGGCCAGGACATGTATTTGGCAATATTCTACACCATCATCACACCTACACTCAACCCTATCATCTACAGCTTTAGGAATAAAGATGTTCTGGAGGcaatgaaaaatatgttaaaaagtaaatttctccATTAA